From a region of the Constantimarinum furrinae genome:
- a CDS encoding DUF6090 family protein, translating to MENNKTGKYLKYAVGEIILVVIGILIALQINNWNEDRKNNKLEANFISRLLDDLYEEENYLQSYIKYNTQVSDRAKKAIQYFENYDNVDYNPEESLIDLYQASQISDARAPNSTYQELIASGQINLLRSDSLKQSIISYYELKWNESVIISLPNRYRENLRSIMPHIIQDRIRSNCGDIYIGTRRSISVMLPEKCDIGLEPEMADAAFSSLVRDSQLKKDLVFLIGNLDSKLAYISYVLIQLNGVKRLLEHAIK from the coding sequence ATGGAAAACAACAAGACGGGCAAGTATTTAAAGTATGCCGTTGGAGAAATTATACTTGTAGTCATTGGTATTCTGATTGCCCTTCAAATAAATAATTGGAATGAAGATCGAAAGAACAATAAATTAGAAGCAAATTTTATTTCACGTCTTTTGGATGATCTATATGAAGAAGAAAATTATCTACAATCTTATATTAAATACAATACTCAGGTAAGTGATCGTGCTAAAAAAGCTATTCAATATTTTGAAAACTATGACAATGTCGATTACAATCCTGAAGAGAGCCTGATCGACCTGTACCAAGCAAGTCAAATTAGCGATGCAAGAGCTCCAAATTCTACGTATCAGGAATTAATTGCGTCCGGGCAAATAAATCTGTTGCGAAGTGACAGTTTAAAACAATCCATCATTTCATATTATGAACTAAAGTGGAATGAATCTGTCATTATTAGTCTACCCAATAGATACAGAGAGAATCTAAGAAGTATTATGCCACATATAATTCAGGACCGGATACGGTCAAATTGTGGCGACATTTATATAGGCACGCGTAGAAGCATTTCGGTTATGCTACCGGAGAAATGTGACATAGGTCTTGAACCAGAAATGGCTGATGCTGCTTTCAGTAGCTTAGTGAGAGATTCACAATTAAAAAAAGACTTGGTATTTCTTATTGGAAATTTAGACTCTAAGCTGGCGTATATTAGCTATGTATTAATTCAACTCAATGGGGTAAAACGCCTGTTGGAACATGCAATTAAATGA
- a CDS encoding Pycsar system effector family protein translates to MEHQEPLKTPEETIHAPDSHTADMVDHYWGSINYVTSLIKASELKAGLILSFYGILLNFIYKSFETLFSSPSNNIVLYVLIGLWFCCTATSIFYCVRCFIPKIEGKFDKNIFFFGDVITKFGNVKEFSNTFYAISRDEDQLFKQMGEQIFIISKIAAWKFKNVKRAIRLLGLGLFLLLTVVVYYSLTSI, encoded by the coding sequence ATGGAACATCAAGAACCTTTAAAAACCCCGGAAGAAACCATCCACGCACCGGATAGCCATACGGCAGATATGGTGGATCACTATTGGGGAAGCATCAATTATGTGACCAGTCTCATTAAAGCTTCCGAACTTAAGGCAGGTCTTATTTTATCTTTTTACGGAATTCTACTGAATTTTATCTACAAAAGTTTTGAAACGCTTTTTAGCAGTCCGTCCAATAATATCGTTTTATACGTGCTAATAGGCCTTTGGTTTTGTTGTACTGCCACATCTATTTTCTATTGTGTACGATGCTTTATTCCAAAGATTGAAGGGAAATTTGATAAGAATATTTTCTTTTTCGGAGATGTGATCACCAAGTTTGGAAATGTAAAGGAATTCTCTAACACCTTTTATGCGATCAGCAGGGATGAAGATCAGTTGTTTAAGCAAATGGGCGAACAGATATTTATCATTTCAAAAATTGCGGCCTGGAAGTTTAAGAATGTAAAAAGGGCCATTAGATTGTTGGGATTGGGTCTGTTTCTTTTATTGACGGTGGTGGTTTATTATTCACTCACTTCAATTTAA
- a CDS encoding adenylate/guanylate cyclase domain-containing response regulator, with amino-acid sequence MAKILVVDDEADLETLIKQKFRKQIRGGEYEFYFAENGRLALEEILREPEIDIVMSDINMPEMDGLTLLTKLNESSPLIKAVIVSAYGDMENIRTAMNRGAFDFITKPINFEDLTVTMEKTLKHAQHIKETLKAIKENNILKMYVDENVLNFMGNKEFESTIMANETIEATVAFIDICGFTAISETAPPDTVVSMINSYFDEMVKEIMAQQGYIDKFIGDAIMAVFRGDYHLDRAIDASLAICSKINELPAMGDQLQFKPKVSIGIKSGEMISGNIGSESLKRLDYTVIGDTVNTAARLQDAAKENQIIISEDCYEKVKESFKCKKVGEITLKNKLAPLAVYEVLE; translated from the coding sequence ATGGCAAAGATATTAGTTGTTGATGATGAGGCCGATCTGGAAACGCTCATCAAGCAGAAATTCAGAAAGCAGATCCGCGGAGGCGAATACGAATTTTATTTTGCCGAAAACGGTCGCTTAGCCCTGGAAGAAATTTTACGTGAACCCGAAATTGATATCGTGATGAGCGATATTAACATGCCCGAAATGGATGGATTAACCTTGCTTACTAAGCTAAACGAATCTAGTCCATTGATCAAGGCGGTTATCGTTTCGGCCTATGGGGATATGGAAAATATTAGAACAGCTATGAACCGGGGCGCCTTCGATTTTATCACAAAGCCCATTAATTTTGAAGACCTTACGGTGACCATGGAGAAAACGCTAAAGCATGCGCAGCATATAAAGGAAACCCTTAAGGCCATAAAAGAAAATAATATTCTGAAGATGTATGTGGATGAGAATGTGCTCAACTTTATGGGAAATAAAGAATTTGAATCCACCATCATGGCGAATGAAACCATAGAAGCCACCGTTGCTTTCATCGATATCTGCGGTTTTACCGCAATAAGCGAAACGGCTCCACCGGACACTGTGGTTTCCATGATAAATTCCTACTTCGATGAAATGGTAAAGGAGATTATGGCTCAGCAAGGCTATATCGATAAATTTATTGGAGACGCTATCATGGCTGTGTTTAGAGGAGACTATCATTTAGACCGTGCGATCGATGCTTCCCTGGCTATCTGTAGCAAAATAAACGAACTTCCGGCCATGGGTGACCAGTTGCAATTTAAACCCAAAGTATCCATAGGAATTAAAAGCGGTGAGATGATCTCGGGGAATATAGGTTCTGAAAGTTTAAAGCGCCTGGATTACACCGTAATTGGTGATACAGTGAACACGGCTGCCCGTTTACAGGACGCTGCGAAAGAAAATCAGATCATTATTTCTGAAGATTGCTACGAAAAAGTTAAAGAATCATTTAAATGTAAAAAAGTAGGTGAAATCACTCTGAAAAATAAATTGGCCCCTTTGGCCGTGTACGAAGTCCTGGAATAA
- a CDS encoding response regulator — MKILVVDDEKDVKDLFLQRFRKEIRNGELTFMFAFSGEEALQMLNAMEQEAILILSDINMPGMSGLELLEKIKSEYVAPPPVVMMVTAYGDDENYNTAKRLGADDFLTKPVDFKMLKEKLLNT; from the coding sequence ATGAAAATACTTGTAGTAGATGACGAAAAAGATGTAAAAGATCTGTTCCTGCAGCGCTTCCGAAAAGAAATTAGAAATGGAGAACTCACTTTTATGTTTGCGTTTTCCGGAGAAGAAGCCTTGCAAATGCTAAATGCGATGGAGCAGGAAGCTATTTTAATATTAAGTGACATCAACATGCCTGGGATGAGTGGTTTGGAATTACTGGAGAAAATTAAGAGCGAATATGTCGCGCCTCCTCCGGTGGTAATGATGGTAACCGCTTATGGTGACGATGAAAATTACAACACAGCGAAAAGACTGGGTGCAGATGATTTTTTAACCAAGCCGGTTGATTTTAAGATGTTAAAGGAAAAACTATTAAATACTTAA
- a CDS encoding ATP-binding protein yields MRVSKKIEKEVLQVYDTWLDSYLNGDVTTYDFYFDDDFHFIGSTNNEEFLSRTDTTKFFGDTAAQLAGKCDLRNETRIIEKFEECVFITHLFDAWFLNGTDYTYYGRFRFTNALKENKEGWRFIYQHFSTPDSKTDEGDTIGFDKVSAENLELKDAIKRRTFELEQKNRELEVETALQRIRAQAVAMAASTDLLDIVVTMRTEFTKLGHEAHYFWHMMWLPETYEKAMTSGDGSKIGFVMELPRHIHGDIPLLAKWEKSKKPTVVYTMNVEEAIDYVDKMVTLGNFKNIDPQAPTNDDIRHIGGLTFIMARTTHGEIGYSLPGVVQDPPKEDIDILVKFAGAFDLAHQRFLDLQNAEKQARETQIELALEKVRSRTMAMQHSDELAETSFLLDEQVRALGIKTWGCAFNIYGENESTEWFGNEAGVLHRYTVPREGIFKEYYQKGQQGESLLIREFAGKECIAHYEFMSTLPVIGDVLKTLKKTNNGFPEYQIDHVVYFKYGYLLFITREEVPEAHEVFKRFARVFEQTYTRFLDLQKAEAQAREAKIEAALERVRSRSMAMHNSEELKDVIQVLYDQFIKLNIHIEHAGFILDYKNNDDMHIWLADHNAVFPKIVLPYFDCAHWNDFIKAKKTGQKFFANTLGFEEKNQFYTDLFKHIPGLPEATKATYFGFEGLAISTVLLDNVGLYIENYSGVPFSEDENKILMRFGKVFQQSYTRFLDLQKSEAQAREARIEAALEKVRSRTMAMQQSKELPEAANVLFQEVQKLGIPAWSCGYNILSDDQKSSTCIMSSEGEIQSPFNLPLTRHKSLKPWYNAIKNNEDFFVYEQGGKDLEDHYEYMQSLPELKETFEQLKNANLSLPTFQVNHLVRFTQGFLLFITYEQVPHAHDIFNRFGKVFQQTYTRFLDLQRSEAQAREAQIEASLERVRSRSMAMHNSDELLEAGALLYRELSNLGVQHLTAGYILFDEKAHIGYSYGVNPADGSIRHQPVAMIHTKTKVMKSIVTSWKKQEPLKVIELDPEETVKHQTYIAETSKNFPLSAAQLLAISPERLVIHCFNFKQGYLLIVGGNRLPDDHQDMVVRFTNVFQQTYTRFLDLQKSEAQAREAKIETALERVRSRSMAMQRSDEIAEVAKVLYEQLTSLGGALWGTGFGFCEKNSDVDEYWFVNERGVMPPLKIPNTKDPVHKAMYKGWQDNIELFSIAKEGKELADHYKYMLTVPDVQTVFQEMLDSGISFPTWQKWHAAYFNHGYLLVITTEPYNDEEIFVRFAKVFEQSYTRFLDLQKAEAQARDAKIEASLERVRSRSMAMHNSEELQEVIHILHKELLALNISIHGGSFITINDDITTEIRCWGSGGTANTSAEIVIPRFEKPFYTNLLKGIKKGVGFFTESYSQKEKQAFFKHLFNYEPWASLSTKEKNDTLKSEGGYTRSCCVSKYTSIFIINHFGKHFTETENDILKRFGKVFEQTYTRFLDLQKAEAQARESKIEASLEKVRSVALSLQKSDDMLDIAKVLYEQLLELGFSKIRNAIIDIHNDEEETFLDYDYSHDMSSAVTKFSFYGDPVIEQQIKKVQSGSDAFFEIELKGKELEELIETRLRNGEKDDPRLRNTDHLTYNLYSFGNGAIGISNFGILSDDEKVVLKRFRNVFTFAYKRYTDLANAEAQAREAKIEAALEKVRSVALSMNESTDLLNIAKAFYEQLVVLGFSDIRNAIIDVNNEDDHTFSDYDYSDEMGGTVTQMSYDDDPTLEEQLRVIASTTDGYSEMVLKGKQLQDLIEMRRKNGEADDPRLLKADSVSYILYAFGNGAVGISNFGILSKEQKSILDRFRNVFTFAYQRFKDLQVKEEQSAALLAEKQQLEATLSDLKLTQSQLIQSEKMASLGELTAGIAHEIQNPLNFVNNFSEVSNELIDEMNEEIEKGDFEEAKYIAADIKQNLEKINHHGKRADAIVKGMLQHSRKSTAEKEPTDINKLADEYLRLAYHGLRAKDKSFNANLETHFDDSLGKVKVIPQDMGRVILNLITNAFYATNERKKQGKDPEFKPTVSVTTKKEMNYITISVKDNGNGIPKHVVDKIFQPFFTTKPTGEGTGLGLSMSYDIVTKGHGGELSVNTKTGEFTEFIITLPN; encoded by the coding sequence ATGAGGGTAAGCAAAAAAATAGAGAAAGAGGTATTACAAGTTTATGACACTTGGTTGGACAGCTATCTCAATGGTGATGTTACCACCTATGATTTCTATTTTGATGATGACTTCCACTTTATAGGTTCTACCAATAACGAAGAATTTTTAAGTCGAACCGATACCACAAAGTTTTTTGGCGATACTGCAGCACAGTTGGCGGGTAAATGCGATTTGAGGAATGAAACTCGCATCATTGAAAAATTTGAAGAATGCGTATTTATAACGCATTTGTTTGACGCATGGTTTCTTAACGGAACCGATTATACGTATTACGGACGATTTAGGTTTACAAATGCCCTAAAAGAAAATAAAGAAGGCTGGCGGTTTATCTATCAGCATTTTTCTACTCCGGATTCTAAAACCGATGAAGGCGATACTATTGGCTTCGATAAAGTAAGTGCCGAAAATCTTGAGCTAAAAGATGCCATAAAGCGACGCACTTTTGAACTCGAACAAAAAAACCGGGAACTGGAAGTAGAAACAGCCTTACAACGCATCAGAGCACAAGCGGTTGCCATGGCTGCCTCAACAGATCTTCTGGACATCGTAGTGACCATGCGTACCGAATTTACAAAATTGGGACACGAGGCTCACTATTTCTGGCACATGATGTGGTTGCCGGAAACCTATGAGAAAGCAATGACCTCGGGTGATGGCAGTAAGATTGGTTTTGTGATGGAGCTGCCCAGACATATTCACGGAGACATTCCACTACTGGCAAAATGGGAAAAAAGCAAAAAACCCACGGTAGTTTATACGATGAATGTGGAAGAAGCTATTGACTATGTGGATAAGATGGTGACCCTGGGGAATTTTAAAAACATAGACCCACAGGCCCCAACAAACGATGATATTAGGCATATTGGCGGACTCACATTTATCATGGCGAGAACGACACACGGAGAAATTGGCTACAGTTTACCCGGCGTCGTACAAGATCCGCCTAAAGAAGATATAGATATACTGGTAAAATTCGCCGGCGCATTCGACCTGGCGCACCAACGTTTTCTCGACCTTCAAAATGCTGAAAAGCAGGCCAGGGAAACCCAAATAGAACTTGCTTTAGAAAAGGTGAGAAGCCGAACTATGGCAATGCAGCACAGTGATGAATTGGCTGAAACATCCTTTCTGCTCGACGAACAGGTAAGAGCGCTTGGAATTAAGACCTGGGGTTGTGCCTTTAATATTTATGGCGAAAATGAGTCTACCGAATGGTTTGGAAATGAAGCCGGTGTTTTACATAGGTATACCGTACCACGGGAAGGTATTTTTAAGGAATATTATCAAAAAGGTCAGCAAGGTGAGTCACTTTTAATAAGAGAATTCGCCGGGAAAGAATGTATTGCACATTACGAGTTTATGAGCACACTTCCTGTTATTGGTGATGTTTTAAAAACACTGAAAAAAACAAACAATGGGTTTCCGGAGTATCAAATAGACCATGTGGTTTATTTTAAATACGGCTACCTGCTATTTATCACCAGAGAGGAAGTCCCCGAAGCGCATGAAGTCTTTAAACGGTTTGCCAGGGTATTTGAGCAAACGTATACCCGCTTTCTCGACCTTCAAAAAGCTGAAGCACAGGCCCGCGAGGCCAAAATTGAAGCCGCTTTGGAACGGGTTCGTTCACGAAGTATGGCCATGCATAACAGTGAAGAACTAAAGGACGTCATTCAGGTTTTGTATGACCAATTTATTAAACTGAATATCCATATTGAGCATGCCGGATTTATTCTGGATTATAAGAACAATGATGATATGCACATTTGGTTGGCAGACCACAATGCCGTATTTCCAAAGATCGTTCTCCCCTATTTCGACTGCGCTCACTGGAACGATTTCATTAAAGCGAAGAAAACCGGACAAAAGTTTTTCGCCAATACATTGGGTTTTGAAGAGAAAAATCAATTTTATACAGATCTCTTCAAACATATTCCCGGATTGCCCGAAGCAACAAAAGCAACGTATTTTGGTTTTGAAGGTTTGGCAATTTCAACAGTATTGTTGGATAATGTTGGTTTGTATATCGAGAATTATTCAGGTGTTCCCTTTTCTGAAGATGAGAATAAGATCTTGATGCGCTTTGGCAAGGTGTTTCAGCAATCGTATACCCGCTTCCTCGATCTTCAAAAATCTGAAGCTCAGGCCAGAGAAGCGAGAATTGAAGCTGCACTTGAAAAGGTACGGAGCCGCACCATGGCCATGCAGCAAAGTAAAGAACTACCAGAGGCCGCTAATGTATTGTTTCAGGAAGTTCAGAAATTAGGTATTCCGGCCTGGAGCTGCGGCTATAACATATTATCTGATGACCAAAAATCGAGTACCTGTATTATGAGTAGTGAAGGCGAGATACAGTCGCCTTTTAATCTGCCACTTACCCGGCACAAAAGCCTGAAACCCTGGTACAATGCAATAAAAAACAATGAAGACTTTTTCGTGTATGAACAAGGGGGCAAAGATTTGGAAGACCATTATGAATATATGCAAAGCCTACCCGAACTCAAGGAAACATTTGAGCAATTAAAAAACGCAAATTTATCCCTACCTACTTTTCAGGTAAACCATTTGGTAAGATTTACCCAGGGCTTCCTGTTGTTCATAACTTATGAGCAGGTGCCTCATGCGCATGATATCTTTAATCGATTTGGAAAGGTGTTTCAGCAAACCTACACTCGCTTTCTCGACTTACAAAGATCGGAAGCTCAGGCCAGAGAAGCTCAGATAGAAGCTTCTTTAGAACGCGTGCGTTCCCGAAGTATGGCCATGCATAATAGTGATGAGTTGTTAGAAGCAGGAGCACTGTTATATCGTGAGCTCTCCAATCTGGGAGTTCAGCATCTTACTGCCGGATATATATTATTTGATGAAAAAGCTCATATAGGTTACAGTTATGGGGTAAATCCGGCAGATGGAAGCATTAGACACCAACCTGTTGCTATGATCCATACGAAAACCAAGGTCATGAAATCCATAGTGACAAGTTGGAAAAAACAGGAACCCTTAAAGGTTATCGAACTGGATCCCGAGGAAACTGTTAAACATCAAACTTACATTGCGGAAACGAGCAAAAATTTCCCCTTATCGGCAGCTCAGTTATTAGCTATTTCACCCGAGCGCCTGGTGATCCATTGTTTTAACTTTAAACAAGGCTATCTTTTAATAGTAGGAGGAAATCGCTTACCCGATGATCATCAGGACATGGTGGTACGCTTTACAAATGTCTTTCAGCAAACGTATACTCGCTTTCTCGACTTACAAAAATCGGAAGCTCAGGCCAGAGAAGCTAAGATCGAAACTGCTTTGGAGCGCGTTCGCTCCCGAAGTATGGCAATGCAACGAAGTGATGAAATAGCTGAGGTAGCGAAAGTGCTTTATGAACAACTCACTAGTTTGGGAGGAGCTCTTTGGGGAACCGGATTTGGTTTCTGTGAGAAAAATTCTGATGTGGATGAATATTGGTTTGTAAATGAACGCGGGGTAATGCCTCCGTTAAAAATTCCAAATACCAAAGACCCCGTACATAAGGCAATGTACAAAGGTTGGCAAGATAACATAGAGCTGTTTTCGATTGCAAAAGAGGGTAAAGAGTTGGCAGACCATTACAAATACATGCTCACAGTCCCGGATGTACAAACTGTATTTCAAGAAATGTTGGACAGTGGAATTTCATTCCCAACCTGGCAAAAATGGCATGCAGCATATTTTAACCACGGGTATCTCTTGGTTATAACTACCGAACCGTATAATGACGAAGAAATATTCGTTCGTTTTGCAAAAGTATTTGAACAATCCTACACCCGCTTCCTAGACCTCCAAAAAGCCGAAGCACAAGCTCGCGATGCAAAGATCGAAGCGTCTTTAGAACGTGTGCGATCCAGAAGTATGGCCATGCATAACAGTGAGGAATTACAAGAGGTAATCCATATACTTCATAAAGAATTATTGGCTTTAAATATTTCCATTCATGGCGGTTCATTTATAACTATCAATGACGATATAACTACTGAAATTAGATGTTGGGGATCTGGAGGCACTGCAAATACATCAGCAGAAATTGTAATTCCACGTTTTGAAAAACCCTTCTATACTAACCTGTTGAAAGGAATTAAAAAAGGCGTGGGATTTTTTACCGAAAGCTACTCACAAAAAGAAAAGCAGGCCTTTTTCAAGCATTTGTTCAACTATGAACCGTGGGCCAGCCTAAGCACAAAAGAAAAAAACGATACCCTAAAAAGTGAAGGCGGATATACACGCTCATGTTGTGTTTCTAAATATACTAGCATTTTTATCATCAATCACTTCGGAAAACATTTCACCGAGACTGAAAATGATATTTTAAAACGTTTTGGAAAAGTATTTGAACAAACCTACACGCGTTTTTTAGACCTACAAAAAGCCGAAGCACAAGCGCGCGAATCGAAGATTGAAGCGTCTTTGGAAAAAGTAAGATCGGTGGCATTGAGCCTTCAGAAATCGGATGATATGCTGGATATTGCAAAAGTGCTCTATGAGCAATTGCTGGAACTGGGATTTTCAAAAATACGCAATGCCATTATAGACATTCACAATGATGAGGAAGAGACCTTTCTGGATTACGATTATTCCCACGATATGTCCAGTGCGGTCACTAAATTTTCATTTTACGGTGATCCCGTTATCGAACAGCAAATCAAAAAAGTTCAATCGGGTAGCGATGCCTTTTTTGAAATTGAACTGAAGGGCAAAGAATTAGAGGAGCTTATTGAAACCCGGTTGCGAAATGGCGAAAAGGACGATCCGAGATTGCGTAATACCGACCATCTTACGTATAACCTGTATTCCTTCGGAAATGGTGCCATTGGAATTTCAAACTTCGGAATTTTAAGTGATGATGAAAAGGTTGTTCTGAAACGATTTCGAAATGTATTCACTTTTGCCTATAAACGCTATACCGATCTTGCCAATGCCGAAGCACAGGCGCGGGAGGCAAAAATTGAAGCTGCACTGGAAAAGGTACGTTCTGTTGCGCTAAGCATGAACGAATCTACAGACCTGTTGAATATTGCGAAAGCATTCTATGAACAGTTAGTAGTTCTAGGTTTCAGCGATATTCGAAACGCCATTATCGATGTAAATAACGAAGACGATCACACTTTTTCAGATTATGATTATTCCGATGAAATGGGTGGAACCGTAACTCAAATGTCTTATGACGATGATCCCACCCTTGAAGAACAATTGCGCGTTATCGCATCAACCACCGATGGCTATTCTGAAATGGTGCTGAAAGGCAAACAACTGCAAGACCTTATCGAAATGCGTCGGAAGAACGGTGAGGCAGACGATCCGAGATTGCTTAAAGCAGACAGTGTATCTTATATTTTGTACGCTTTTGGGAATGGCGCAGTAGGAATATCTAATTTTGGAATACTGAGTAAGGAACAAAAAAGTATACTGGATCGTTTTCGAAATGTATTCACCTTCGCCTATCAGCGCTTTAAAGATCTACAGGTAAAAGAAGAACAATCGGCTGCGTTGTTGGCCGAGAAACAACAGCTTGAAGCCACTTTAAGCGATCTAAAACTAACTCAATCACAACTCATTCAGTCTGAAAAAATGGCTTCACTGGGAGAGCTGACTGCCGGGATCGCCCATGAGATTCAGAATCCGTTGAATTTCGTCAATAACTTTTCCGAAGTAAGCAACGAACTGATCGATGAGATGAATGAAGAAATTGAGAAAGGAGACTTTGAGGAAGCGAAATATATCGCCGCCGATATCAAACAGAACCTCGAAAAGATAAACCATCACGGTAAACGTGCCGATGCAATTGTAAAAGGGATGTTACAACACAGCCGAAAGAGCACTGCCGAAAAGGAACCTACCGACATCAATAAACTGGCAGACGAGTACTTGCGACTGGCATATCACGGCCTGCGAGCAAAGGATAAATCCTTTAATGCAAATTTGGAAACCCACTTTGATGATTCTCTGGGGAAAGTAAAAGTAATTCCCCAGGATATGGGAAGAGTTATCTTAAACCTGATCACCAATGCCTTTTATGCAACCAACGAACGTAAAAAACAAGGGAAAGATCCCGAATTTAAACCCACGGTTTCAGTGACGACCAAAAAAGAGATGAATTATATTACTATATCAGTAAAGGACAATGGGAATGGCATTCCGAAGCATGTGGTCGACAAAATTTTTCAACCTTTTTTCACTACGAAGCCCACCGGAGAAGGTACGGGGTTAGGATTGAGCATGAGTTATGATATCGTTACAAAAGGACATGGTGGGGAACTGAGCGTAAATACTAAAACCGGAGAATTCACAGAATTTATCATCACATTACCCAACTAA
- a CDS encoding sensor histidine kinase, whose translation MNQNLQFILNFIQESEQLSEEEKTSLTKAAKDAEKALIISEFKLERTEKVKRTTAILLEETIEELEQKRKSIEETNEALSQSLEELKNTQAQLIQSEKMASLGELTAGIAHEIQNPLNFVNNFSEVSKELLDEMKEELENGNLEDVKEIANDVIQNLEKITHHGKRADGIVKGMLQHSRSSSGVKESIKMNQLVDEYVRLAYHGLRAKDKTFNASLETDYDKTIETVNIVPQDIGRVVLNLITNAFYAVSERKKTESSDYKPTVWTTTTKEGNTIKIQVKDNGMGMPKAIREKIFQPFFTTKPTGQGTGLGLSLSYDIIKAHGGDLSVSSEVNKGTEFIISIPSTNS comes from the coding sequence ATGAATCAAAATTTACAATTTATCCTCAATTTTATTCAGGAATCAGAACAGCTTTCCGAAGAAGAAAAGACTTCGCTTACCAAAGCTGCAAAAGATGCCGAAAAAGCCTTGATAATTTCAGAATTTAAACTGGAACGTACCGAAAAGGTGAAACGTACCACAGCAATATTACTGGAAGAGACTATAGAAGAACTGGAACAAAAGAGAAAATCTATAGAGGAAACCAACGAGGCCTTGAGTCAGTCGCTCGAAGAACTCAAAAACACTCAGGCTCAACTAATTCAATCTGAAAAGATGGCAAGTTTGGGAGAACTTACGGCCGGGATAGCACACGAGATTCAGAATCCGCTCAATTTTGTCAATAATTTTTCTGAAGTAAGTAAAGAATTGTTGGATGAAATGAAAGAAGAACTGGAAAATGGGAATCTGGAAGATGTAAAAGAGATCGCAAATGATGTGATTCAGAATCTCGAAAAAATAACACATCATGGAAAACGAGCCGATGGGATCGTTAAAGGGATGCTGCAACACAGCCGAAGCAGTAGCGGAGTAAAGGAATCTATAAAGATGAATCAGTTGGTAGATGAATATGTTCGATTGGCATATCACGGCTTACGAGCTAAGGACAAAACCTTCAACGCTAGCCTCGAAACCGATTACGATAAAACCATTGAAACCGTTAACATCGTGCCTCAGGATATTGGAAGAGTCGTCCTAAACCTCATTACGAATGCCTTTTACGCCGTTTCAGAGCGAAAAAAGACTGAATCTTCCGATTATAAACCTACAGTGTGGACTACCACTACCAAAGAGGGCAATACCATAAAAATACAGGTGAAAGACAATGGAATGGGTATGCCTAAAGCGATACGAGAAAAGATCTTTCAGCCATTCTTCACCACCAAACCAACCGGGCAGGGTACCGGATTGGGGCTGAGTTTAAGCTACGATATTATAAAAGCACATGGAGGAGACTTAAGTGTTTCTTCCGAAGTAAATAAAGGAACTGAATTTATTATTTCAATCCCAAGCACCAACTCATAA